The following is a genomic window from Actinomadura sp. WMMB 499.
CATGAATCTAGGCTACGCGCCGCGTTCGCGCCGCTCCGTATTCGTAACAGGACCGGCCTCAAGTCGCGTCGGTGGTACCGGATCCCCATCACACTCCGTGCCCTCAGGATCACTAATCACCAACCTTCCCGTTCGAGAGGTCGTAGCGATGCCCGTGTCAGCGCCCGAGATCCCGACTCTCATCCTCGAACCGACCGACCGCGCGCCGAGCCTGGCGCGGGCCTTCCTCGCCGAGCAGTTCCGCATCTGGGGCGCCGAGTCCGACTTCGTGGCGCGGGTCGTGGTCTGCGAGCTGGTGACCAATGCCCTGCTTCACGGCGCCGGAACGATCATCGTGCGCGTCTTCCCGGACGCGCGTGAGGGCCTGGCCGTGATCGAAGTGTGGGACCAGGGACCGGGCCTCCCGGTCGTCCAGCCGGAGAGCGCGGATCTGACCTCGGGACGTGGGTTGCTGCTGATGTCGGAGATGGTGCGGGCCTGGGGCACGCGCCCGATCACGGAAGGCGGGAAGATCGTATGGGCGACCTGCGCCCTGTAGTGAACCGTGCGGAGAAGTGCGTCCTTCGATGGCGCACCCGACGGGGCCACGAAATCGCGGTGCGGTACCTGAACCTCCTCGCCGTCGCCCTCGAACCTCGGGGGTGGCGCCTCGTCCGTCTGTACCGGCCTCAGGAGTTCCCGATCCCCGTTCCACTGCTGTGGATCTACGCGAGCGGCGCCGCCGATGACGTCGGGCTCGTGGTCAACGTGCTGGCGACTCCCCACCGGACGTGGGCCTACCACGAAGCCGCGCGGGGACGGCATGGCTACCTGTTCCCCTGCGGAGACGCCAAGGCGGCGGCCGAACAGGTGGACAAACTCCTCAAGCACCGGATGTTCCCCGACTGCTGGTAGCGCATCCGGCATGAACGCTGCTCCTGCACCGACCCATTCGAGGGCAACCCTGACTCGTACCGCGAGGCCGTCCACGGCCCGCGGAACGGAAGCAGGGGCGGCAGCAACCAGACCTCAGCCCTCTACCTCGGACGAGAGAAAGGCCCAGATACTTGCCTCTCAGGACATGCCGCACCTCATCGGACGCGCCCTGACAGGACGCCCACGACGGTGGCTAGGCTCTGGTGGGTGACGATTAAATTCACAGCTCAGGTCGTTGGAGTGGAAGAACTGCCCGACGAAGAGACACTGTTGGCCGGTGTTGCTGAACATGAGGACGGTAGCGGCCTGTCCCTGACCTTCATGTGCGGGCTGTACGAGCCGGACGAGCAGGATACCGCGCTGGGGATGGACAGCTATTGCCTGGTCACCCCCGACCAGGGAACGGCCTACGGCGGCGTCTCCGAGGCAACTCTTCAAGATGGTGTGCTCCGCGTGGTGGTAGCCGAGCATGACCTGGAAGCTCTGAAGCTGGACGAAACGGATATCGAGGCCGGTCTTGCCGTGGACAACGAGTCCGTTGAGCAGCTTCGACGAGGTCTGCGGCGCATTCTGGCTTATGGACGGCTGGACGCTCGTCCAGCGATCATCCGGCTCTGACAGCTTGGC
Proteins encoded in this region:
- a CDS encoding ATP-binding protein codes for the protein MPVSAPEIPTLILEPTDRAPSLARAFLAEQFRIWGAESDFVARVVVCELVTNALLHGAGTIIVRVFPDAREGLAVIEVWDQGPGLPVVQPESADLTSGRGLLLMSEMVRAWGTRPITEGGKIVWATCAL
- a CDS encoding Imm10 family immunity protein, whose protein sequence is MTIKFTAQVVGVEELPDEETLLAGVAEHEDGSGLSLTFMCGLYEPDEQDTALGMDSYCLVTPDQGTAYGGVSEATLQDGVLRVVVAEHDLEALKLDETDIEAGLAVDNESVEQLRRGLRRILAYGRLDARPAIIRL